In Platichthys flesus chromosome 20, fPlaFle2.1, whole genome shotgun sequence, a single genomic region encodes these proteins:
- the LOC133931563 gene encoding somatostatin receptor type 5, translating into MDGSSLLDTDYNDTYLDERFFFEDNIDAFGITMAILYPLVCILGLAGNSLVIVAILKLDKMSSSTTVYIFNLALADGLFMVGLPFIASQNFQNRWVFGDIACKVVMVLDGINQFTSVFCLTVMSIDRYMALADPLRFARWRTPRCAKIVSVVLWLFSLLTILPMALHFSADKGLCIPELVSDSWWLGILSYTFVMGFALPFTMMTASYTALLLTLRLQRLRRSTPNQESHRLERQVTRMVVAVVVVFGVCWLPFYTFNFCSLHQSGLVLTFARAFECMVLLSYSWSCANPILYACLSDTFRRHFRTLLCPMVKSSPSMQCNTERYDLNDTGDATLPA; encoded by the coding sequence ATGGACGGCTCCTCTCTGTTGGACACAGACTACAATGACACTTACTTGGATGAGCGTTTTTTCTTCGAGGACAACATTGATGCGTTTGGCATCACCATGGCCATCCTCTACCCGTTGGTGTGCATCCTGGGACTAGCTGGGAATTCCCTTGTCATCGTCGCCATTTTGAAATTAGACAAAATGTCGTCGTCCACCACGGTGTACATTTTCAACCTGGCGCTGGCCGATGGACTCTTCATGGTTGGTCTGCCATTTATAGCGAGCCAGAACTTCCAGAACCGCTGGGTGTTTGGCGACATCGCATGCAAAGTGGTCATGGTGCTGGACGGCATCAACCAGTTCACCAGCGTCTTCTGCCTGACAGTGATGAGCATCGACCGCTACATGGCACTGGCCGACCCGCTTCGGTTTGCCCGCTGGAGAACGCCGCGCTGCGCAAAGATCGTTTCTGTGGTTCTGTGGCTGTTCTCGCTCCTCACCATCCTCCCCATGGCACTCCACTTCTCGGCGGATAAAGGCCTGTGCATACCAGAGCTCGTCTCGGACTCCTGGTGGCTCGGCATCCTCTCTTACACCTTTGTCATGGGATTCGCTCTGCCGTTCACGATGATGACCGCCTCCTACACGGCGCTCCTGCTCACCCTGCGGCTCCAGCGGCTCAGAAGGTCGACACCAAACCAAGAAAGCCACCGGCTGGAGCGACAGGTCACCAGgatggtggtggcggtggtggtcGTGTTCGGTGTGTGCTGGCTGCCGTTTTACACCTTCAACTTCTGCTCCCTGCATCAAAGTGGTCTGGTCCTGACTTTCGCCAGAGCTTTTGAGTGCATGGTCCTTTTGTCATACTCATGGAGCTGTGCTAATCCCATCCTCTACGCCTGCCTCTCCGACACATTCAGGAGGCACTTCCGCACCCTCCTCTGCCCCATGGTCAAGTCATCTCCCAGCATGCAGTGCAACACTGAACGGTATGACTTGAATGACACAGGGGATGCCACCTTACCCGCATAG